The DNA region ttttttaaaaaaattataattgaattcttAAACAACgtaaaatatgtaattgaatcGAAATAACAACTTGTTTACACAATAATTATTGGCGTGCCTGTTaccgaattaaaaaaaaaaaaatttgcaagcaaaaaattaaatttttaaaattttattttacatatgtAATGGGTGTTATAAACTCAACTGAGTTTACCTGTAGACTGTAGTTAATTTATTAAACACAATATTTTAGAATTgattttatactaattatttcgaaatgaataatttaaactgatttatcAGTAAATTAATGTGTCACACACTCTATGCTTATGTCGATTGGTTTGcgaagaattgaagaatggaACGCGGTTTAGTGTTATTGTCGTCTTGCCCTCATACAAAACTGGATTTGCTTATCCATAAGGATGTTGTAGGGGTACTTGTGCCTGTGAGGACTTTTGTTAGTTGTTTGCTTCCCGGGACCTCACCCTTCCTTTtgtagtaaaaaataaaataaaataaaataaagaaaaaagaagaagaagaaaataaaacattacAGAAAGTTCTTCTCCCGTACTCCGTCGCAATCTAAAGAGTGACAACGTGAAGAAATCTCTCAGAAAGCGGAAagtgaaaaaacaaaacaaaaagaagtgTTTTCGCCCCAAATTTCTGAATCGGATCACCAAAATTTTGGGCGTCATAGCAAAGGTATGTTTTTTTCTACTATCTATGCTTAATTGGTGTGGGGTATGCTTCATTGTTTCTATAGATTCATAGCTTTTCCATCAAACTAATCTCACTCATAGAAAGCTATTTTCTTGCTGGTAAATGCTTGTTGGGTGTGATTTTTCTTTCCATTTGTCGTCGATAATTTGATAGTCATGTAAACTTAATTGCTGTCGAATTTAGGGTTCTGAATGcaaaattagttttttatttaataaattccCCAGTTTGCTTCTGAGATTTCAACAAAACCCTAAATGTTTGTGTAAAAGGACTTGTTTTGGATAGTTtggtgtatgtatgtattgaaTATTTGGAGCTTGATATTCATTCATATGGTGTATTACAGAAAGTTGTTAGCTTGAAAGTATGGAAGGAGTTAGTGTAGATGATCCTGGGCCACTGGCACCTCTAGTGAAGTGGAGAAGTGAGTTCTCTAAGATGTTTAGGTACTACCTGGATAGGTCTGCTCCTTATGTGGTTGAGAGGTGGATAGGAACACTAGCAGCTGCATCGATATATGTATTGCGAGTTTATTATGTTCGTGGGTTTCATATTATATCTTACGGCGTTGGAACCTATCTCTTGAATCTGCTGATTGGATTTCTGTCGCCAAAGTTTGATCCTGAGCTGGAAGCGCTTGATGGGCCTTCCTTGCACACTAGAGATAGTGATGAGTATAGACCATTTGTTCGACGTCTCCCTGAGTTTTTGTTGTGGTAAGTTAATTACTGCTTACATTGTACTAACACTACGTGAAAGCTTTAAAATTCTTGTATAATTTCAAACCATTGTTTTGTTGACTTGCTTGTGTTAAGCCCACAGTCATTTATCTCAAGGGAAATATATGTGTTATCTTAAAAATGAATGAGGTAATACATACAATAAGAGAATGAAAACACGAGATTACATAACAATGTAGTGGCTATTTGTCTATCGAAATCATATATTTTCTGCATCTGAACAATTGATCTTGTGTCGTCGTGTGCATATAGGAACTATGATCGTTAGTTTTCAAATTGTACGCTTCTGCAGATAATTTTTAATCTTCTATTGTTCTCAAGCATCATTTATTTGTGCCATGCTGAATGCTTGATGGGCCTTTTGATTTTTACTGTTTACGAGCTATGACATATGGCGGTATGGGTACGGTTCACAGAGTAGTGTGATGGACAGAGATGTTTAAACTAGACTACCTGCTTGTTTTACCTAATTGTTAACCCATACCTGAAAGGTTAATTGATTTTTCCCTTTTTGTCATTTGATTTCAGGTACGCGACCACAAAAGCTTTCATCGTAGCTTTTTTTATGACCTTCTGTTCTGTATTTGACGTCCCAGTTTTCTGGCCAATCCTACTTTGTTATTGGATTGTCCTTTTCATTCTCACCATGAAGCGTCAGATAACACACATGATTAAGTACAAGTATGTGCCTTTCAACTACGGGAAAATGGTAAGATCTCCCTTGCCATTAATGGTTTGCAGTGTTTATAATCATATGAATCTTATCGTTCCCTATGTTCAAATCTTTGATCGTTTATTCTGCTTCCTCAAACTGAATGCTTAACAAAACATTCTCGAATTCTGACAGAGATACGATCAGAAGAAATCTGCTGCAAGTAGCAGTGGCTCACCGAGGGATTGAAGTTGCAGAAGTTTAGATAGTTTGCTGTGGCTTTAGGTTTTTGTTCTTGTTTTGAGAACCATGTGTGTATATACTTTAGTTTCTGAAGTACAACTGTCTATCTGTCTGTAAACaatgtgtatatttttttttgaaagaaattaaGGCAGATGTAGAGACTCTGGCACAGATTATAATATTATGGAGCTCAGTGTTCTTCATGAAATTAAGCTTTTGATGGTTAATTGAGCCAAGTCTGAGTACTCGAGTTTGAACACAACTCAACTTCAAGTTATTTgagcttgatttttttttttttctttttttttttagtactactgactctgttacaatgtagtatctgttataTAACTTTCACAGTGTAGCTGACAAATCTTGCAACTGTTATGTCTCAATCTTGTTACGGTTGATAAGTCGCGATCCCGTGTTACGGTTGATAAGTCGCGATCCCGTGTCAATCAACGAggtcaaatactcaaatagcCTGATGAATGTATTGAAAGCTTATATGTGTATTCAATTGATTCACGTACGTACATATGAAAGACTTACACAGCAGCTAAATAATACAGAATAAGACTCCTAGtgtaattacaattaaatagaGTCCTAAAGCTAATGCTAcactaatactccccctcaagcagaCGGTGGGCAAGGAACAACGCCTAGCTTGATACGTAACTCCGCAAAGCGAGAACCAGCCAATGGCTTAGTGAAGATATCAGCCACTTGATCCTttgtagaaagaaaatttaccTTGAGATCACCAGAAGCCACACGTTCACGCACAAAATGATAATCgatctccacgtgcttagtcCGAGCATGAAAGACGGGATTTGCACATAGATAAGTAGCACCCAAATTATCACACCAAAGAACAGGAGTAGAAGTAAGAGATAAGCCAAGCTCACGAAGCAAAGACTGAACCCAGACAACCTCCGCAGCAACATCAGCCAGAGCCTTGTATTCAGCTTCGGTAGAGGAACGAGCAATGGTGCGCTGTTTCCTAGACACCCAAGAAACGAGACTAGACCCCAGAAAGATAGCAAACCCAGCCGTAGACCGCCTGTCTATctgacaaccagcccagtcagagtcCGAAAAGGCATGAACAACAGGAGTGAGCGAGGCGGACAACCTCAACCCAAGATCAAGAGAGCCCTTAACATAGCGAAGAACCCGCTTCAAGGCACACAAATGCTGCTCAGTAGGGCTATGCATAAATTGACACAGACGATTAACAGCAAAAGAAAGATCGGGACGTGTAACAAGCATATACATCAGAGAACCAACTAACCGCCTGTAAGATGTAGGATCATCAAGCAAAGAATCATCACCAGAAACCACAGTAGAGGATATAGGCGTAGCCAACGGCTTGCAGGACTCCATGCCTGCCTTTTTCAAGACCTCAAGCATATACTGCCGCTGAGAGAGAATAATATCCGAACCAGTGTAAACAACTTCAACACCGAGAAAAAAACGCGGAGTACCAAGATCCCGGATCTTAAACTCAGAAGACAATTTACGCATTAGCGCATCAATTAATTTAGAACAACTACCCAGCagcaaaatgtcatcaacataaacaagcACATAGGCACGCAGTTCACCAGAAATATAGATAAAAAGAGAAACATCTGTCTGCGAAGGACGAAAGCCGACTGTAAGCAAATAAGCATGAAGCCGCACGAACCACGCCCTAGGTGCTTGCTTAAGACCATACAAGGATTTCTCTAGTTTACAAACATGACTAGAGAGAGTAGGATGCACATACCCTGGTGGCTGTTTCATGTAGATATCCTCCGAGACTTGGCCATTGAGAAAGGCATTGTGCACATCCAGCTGCCGCATAGACCAACCCCGAGAGACAGCAAAGGCTAGCAGCAAACGAACAGTGGTAGGCTTGACCACAGGACTGAATGTCTCGGAATAGTCTTCCCCGGCAACCTGGTTAAATCCTTTAGCGACGAGGCGCGCCTTGTACCGTTCAACAGTACCATCAGACTTACGCTTTACGCGGAACACCCATTTGCACCCGATGACATTCATACTAGCATCAAAGGGAACCAGCCGCCAAGTCCGATTCAACAAAAGAGCATTGAACTCAGCGTCCATCGCAGTTCTCCAGGCAGAGGACTTAACCGCTTGCGAATAGCAAGTAGGGACCTCGTCATCAACAGAGGCAACAAGAGCAGCAGGAGAGGAGCGTTGAGCAGAAGTCGTTGAGCGCATCACCATCCGATGAGAACGCGGCAACACCACACGCCGACGGCCACGCGCACGACGCGGCTGAGCCCCCCGAGCACGCTCACCGTCACCAGCACCAGGAGACGGCGTAGGCTGGGCCATAGGAACAGTAGGAACAACCTGAGCAACAGCCCCAGCACCAGGAGAAGCGACAGGCTCAGCAGAAGGCGGAATAACCACCGAATGTGAAACACCGGCCCATGGTAGCCCCGAGCACTGAGATGAGGCAAGAGGAGTAAAACCGAGCACACCTGCAGAGCTATGAAAGGGAAAGACATACTCATTAAAGCGAACATGACGAGCAATATAGAGACGACCAGAAGCGCGATCAAGACACCTATACCCACTAAACGAAGAGGGATAACCAAGAAAGACACAAGAAACAGACCGGTAATCCATTTTGTGTCTATTATATGGTCGAAGACACGGAAAACACTCACAACCAAACACACGCAACATAGAATAATCTGGAGACTTACGAAACAGAAGAGTGTAGGGACTAACGTGCTTAGTAACAGGCGAAGGCAAACGATTGATTAAGTAAACCGCAGATTCAAAAGCATAAGACCAATAACACTGGGGGACACTACCGTGAGCTAATAACGCAAGACCCGTCTCAACAATGTGACGGTGCCTACGCTCAACTCTACCATTTTGTTCATGAGTATGAGGACATGATTGTCGATGAACGATCCCAGCAGCAGTGAATACCGCATGCAACTTACGATACTCACCACCGAGATCAGACTGAATTGCCTTAATGGAACAGGAAAAGAACTTTTCAACATAGGAACGAAAATTGGCAAATATAGAATAAATATCAGTTTTCAACTTCATTGGATAAAACCAGACAAAACGAGAATAATCATCGACGAATataacaaaataacgataaccatcAATTGAATGCACCGGGGCCGGGCCCCAAATGTCAGTGTAAACAAGATCTAAAACAGACGAACTAGAATAGCTAACACGAGACAGAGGAAACCGGGCAGATTTCCCTAATTGACATGCAGTACATAAAGTGTTTGACGAACTAAATGACCCACTAACTGGACAATCAGAAAGAACTTGACGCAGAACACGCAGGTGAGGATGCCCAAGACGATTATGCCACGTTTGAGGAGACGCCCGAGCCGATAAGAAGGCAACAGGAGACGAAACAGGAAGCGAGTACATCCCACCCTTGCTAGGACCACTAGGAAGAATTTTGTTGGTGCGAcgatccttcacaacaaaaaaatgcggatggaattcaaagaaaacatcaTTGTCAGAAGCGAATTTTTGAACAGAAAGCAAAGAAGCACGTAAATGAGGAACATGCAAGACACTATTTAAAGACAGTGACCGTAACGAAGACTGAATGGAGAAAGAGCCAGTATTAGCAATAGACAAACCAGCACCGTCACCGACACGGAGGGACTCAGTGCCCGCATAAGGCTCAATATCATTTAAGCCATCCAACTGCGGCGTAGCATGGGCGTTAGCACCAGTGTCCGGGTACCACACATTCGAAAAAGGAGCAGAATGAAGGTCATCAACAGGTCCTTGATGCGCCACATGTACCCGAGGAGCACGCATCGCCTGCGAGGGACCAAACTGCCTAGAGTTTCCATACTGCCCAGAACCCACTGGATACTGCCGGCCGAACTGCCCAGCGGAAGCCATCTGTCCACCAGCCATCACCACGGAAGCAGCTGGATCAATAAAACGGCGGTAACATGTGAGGGCGGAATGACCAGGCGCCTCACACAGCTGACACCGAACGCCGCCGCGACCACCACGCTGCCCACGGCCTCTCTGGCCACGATGCTGCCGACCCTGACCACGGTTCCCCTCAGGTGACGGTCGACCAACAGCCTGCGCATGAGCATACAAAGCAGCAGGCGGAGCAGCGACAACAGCAGGCTCACCATCTTCCTGAAACACGTAATGATGAGCGTTCAAGAGGTCGGCGATCTGCGGGATCGTTAACGGAGCATCTTTGGTGGTAAGCGACGAGACCAAGGCCCGGTATTCTGGACGCAGACCCTTGAAAACATGCAAATTCTGTTCATCAAGAGGAACTGGACGCCCGGCCTGCGCAAGCTGTTCGACCAGAATTCGGGCACGGCTCAAATAATCAGCCGGCGACGAGTCGCCCTGACGGAGCCCCTGAAGCTGCGACAACAAACCGAGCATACGCGAGCGAGAGGTAGAGCCCAAAGCAGTCTCAAGCGCGCACCACACAGAGCGAGAGGTTTCATGCCCGATCGCCAAGTAGAGAACTTCCTCGGACATGGAGGAAATAAGCATACTCAGAATAGATTGATCCTGTTGGATCCATTGAGTATACGCAGGGTTCAAAACCGAAGGGGCGGAAGAAGTCGACGCAACAACCTTCGGAGGACACGGGT from Ipomoea triloba cultivar NCNSP0323 chromosome 6, ASM357664v1 includes:
- the LOC116022059 gene encoding protein RER1B-like yields the protein MEGVSVDDPGPLAPLVKWRSEFSKMFRYYLDRSAPYVVERWIGTLAAASIYVLRVYYVRGFHIISYGVGTYLLNLLIGFLSPKFDPELEALDGPSLHTRDSDEYRPFVRRLPEFLLWYATTKAFIVAFFMTFCSVFDVPVFWPILLCYWIVLFILTMKRQITHMIKYKYVPFNYGKMRYDQKKSAASSSGSPRD